One segment of bacterium DNA contains the following:
- a CDS encoding OmpA family protein yields the protein MKYRGLSLVAALGLMGIVSSASAQDLYPKDNGLWNYYPQPQWRESESHPLRIVGYALHPIGWVAREAVFRPFSYLMSSTRVTRSVFGYREPFDYKGEPFCITGAENIPNCKQILPMSGIRPEERTAAEIASGAEAMNTGCVGGNCADRQVFIPDVNFDFSKATLNDLGRGRVRQISQLLSAVPDLKIEVEGHADFKGTDEYNNQLAMQRAEAVIKELSELGIDPARMAPMSYGKTRPVLAEQDDWARAVNRRVQFTVQGSGQEIAKVEAELPPAKTN from the coding sequence ATGAAATATCGTGGCTTATCATTAGTAGCAGCCTTAGGATTGATGGGTATCGTCAGTAGCGCTAGCGCGCAGGATCTTTATCCAAAAGACAATGGCCTTTGGAATTATTACCCACAACCACAATGGCGTGAAAGCGAGTCACATCCTTTACGCATCGTTGGCTATGCGCTTCATCCGATCGGATGGGTTGCACGCGAAGCCGTGTTCCGCCCATTTAGTTATTTGATGAGCTCAACTCGTGTTACGCGCAGCGTATTTGGCTACCGCGAGCCATTTGATTATAAGGGCGAGCCGTTCTGCATCACCGGTGCGGAAAATATCCCTAATTGTAAACAGATTCTCCCGATGTCTGGAATTCGTCCTGAAGAGCGCACAGCAGCTGAAATTGCATCAGGCGCAGAGGCAATGAATACAGGTTGCGTAGGTGGGAATTGTGCAGACCGACAAGTTTTTATCCCGGATGTAAATTTCGATTTCAGTAAAGCTACACTTAATGATCTTGGCCGTGGCCGAGTCCGACAAATCAGTCAGCTTTTGTCTGCTGTTCCTGATTTGAAAATTGAAGTTGAAGGACATGCTGATTTTAAAGGCACAGACGAATATAACAACCAGCTTGCAATGCAGCGCGCTGAGGCAGTGATTAAAGAATTATCTGAGCTTGGAATTGACCCAGCACGTATGGCGCCAATGAGCTATGGTAAAACTCGCCCAGTTCTTGCTGAGCAAGATGATTGGGCTCGTGCCGTAAACCGTCGCGTGCAATTTACAGTCCAAGGTAGTGGTCAAGAAATTGCCAAAGTTGAAGCTGAATTACCTCCAGCCAAGACTAATTAA